ATTTCAATGGTAAAAGATAAAACAGGTTCATACTCTGAAACATTATATGTTTTTGCTGGTTTCTTTGTAGTTGCTTTAGTTGTTTCTATTGCAATGATTATAAATATTAAATCTATTAAAAAGAAAAAAGTAAAACATCATCACTAATTTAAAAAGAGTAGTAATACTCTTTTTAAATCAATCTCACATCAACATAACTTCCTGACTCAAATTTATCTATTTTATTTATCAAATTATCTAATTTTATAGCTGTTTCTTCTGGAGTTTGAACAACTCCATCATTAAGTTTTTTTACTGATGGAAAGATATTAACATCTAGTTCAAATCTTATATAATCAGTCATAGGTGTTTTTATAACTCCAGGTGCAACTGCTAATATCTTTGTATTTATCATCTCATTTGAGTATAAGTTTGCAAGTATATTAACACCAGCTTTTGATAAACTATAACTTGCCCATCCTTTATAGCCATTTTTTGAAGCACCTGATGAAATTATGATGATATTTTTAACTTTTTTATTCATCAAAATATCAAGAAGTTCTTTATTTGCATAGACATTTAAACTATAAACTTCATTTAGTTCTTCAATTGATAAATCTTTTAAAACTTTGATTTTCCCCAACATTCCAGCATTTAAAAAAACTGTTTCAAACTCATTTGTTTCTTTTAAAATATCGGTTAGATTTTCTTTTATTTTATCTACTTGTGATAAATCAAAATTGATATGAAAAAAGTTTTGATTATCTATATTTGGTTTAGTTCGACTAATCCCAAAAACTTTAAAGTTCTTTTTTAAATAATAGTTTGTAAGAGCAAGTCCAAGTCCTGAACTACAACCTGTGATTAAAATATTTTTTTGCAATTTAAACCTTAATAATTTTTTTTATTTTAGTGAAGCTTTGCTTACAAAGGTTAAATTTTAAACAATGTAAAAATCATTTTCTTTATAAATCATATATAATTTTTCTTTTGATATGAGGAAATTATGAAAAAATTATATATTATAAAATGTGGTTCAACTTTTGAATCTATGAGAAAAGAACTTGATGATTTTGAACATTGGATTATAAATAAGTTTGAAAATAAAGATATAGATGTATTAATTATAGATGCTCAACAAAATTCTATTTTACCAATGCCTAGAAAAACAGATGCGATTATATTAACTGGTTCTCACAGTATGGTTACAGATGAAGAGGCGTGGAGTTTAGAACTTGAAAAATGGTTAAAAAACGTAGTAAATGATGAAGTTCCTCTTTTAGCAATTTGTTATGGACATCAACTTTTAGCAAAGAGTTTAGGTGGAGTTTCTGGTTATCATAAAAAAGGTATGGAAATAGGAACAGTTGAGATAAATTTAGATGAAAATGCTAAAAGTGATACTATTTTTTCAAAATTAGAAAATAGTTTCAAAGCTCATACAATTCACTCTCAAACAGTTTTAGAACTTCCAAAAAACGCTATAAAATTAGCTTCAAATAATCATGATTCAAATCATGCTTTTAGAGTTGGAAATTGTGCTTGGGGAGTTCAGTTTCATCCTGAATTTGATAAAAAAGTTATGAATTATTATATCAGTGAAGTATCTAAAAAGAAAGAGTTAAATAAAGAAGAACTTTTAAATAAAATTGATGATACTTTTGTTGCAACTTCTATATTAAAAGAGTTTGAAAGATTGTTTTTATAAAACAATCTTTCTAATCAATACATATAAAACATATAAAAAAATGATTGGTAAAAGTATAGTTTGAAATATAAAAACGATAATTAAATCAATCATATATTCACTAGAATTATCAACTGCATTTTTGTATTCATTTACTTTTTTCTCATAAAATTTCATATCAAATTTTTCAGTAATTTTATCTATAAAAGAGTTTTCATCTTGTTTTTGTTGTACAGTTTCTTGGTTTATCTTACTTACATCTTCTTTTACTTTTAAAATATTTTCATTTAGAGTTTCTATGTTGTATTGAGGTTTTACAATATAGTTATAACTGATGTTGTTTACATATCCTATCATGGGAATAGAAAATCTCAAAAATAGAAGTATAAAAGTAGTTCTAAAGAAGATACTTCTAATATTTTCATCATTTGAAAATCTTTTGAATAGCCAAATATTAAAGATGATAATAAAAGTAAATAAAATGTAGTTAAATAAATCATTTGTTACAAAGTTTAGTAAAATTTTTTGAATACCAAGAGATACCAAACTTGCTAGCATTACAAGTGAAAATTGTTCAACTAAATCATTTATTGGGTCTAGTATTTCACCAATAGCAATAACAACTAAAGGTAAATCAATCTCAGTTCCTTGCGCAAGTGAAATAACACCATTTAAAGCTTTTGCACTTCCAAATACAATAACAGCTTGTTTAAATGAGTCATTAATAAGGCTTTTGGCATTGTCATCAATAGTCAAAGAATTTGCAAAAAATAAAGCAGTAAGCATAAAAGCTACAAGAATTAGTTTTGTTAGGTTATTTAAAATAAATGTTTTCATGGGAGTTATTATAGCAGATTCTTGTATATAGAGTTAAAAAGAGTTATACTAAACAAAAAGGGTTTATTATGGAAACAAGTATGGTTATAATAATTTATATAGTGATGTTTTTAATAGCTTTTGTTTTATGTTTTGCTAGTGTAAAGTATTTTATAACTATGTGGAAATTTAAAAATAGAAAAAAAGATGGAAGTGAAGATGATGATTTTAAAAGGTTTGATTGATTTTTACTAATTTAACCTTTTTAAAATCTCTAAACTTTCTAGGTCAAACTTTGAAAATGCAAACCATCTTTTACCTAAATCTTTAATACTTGCTCCTAAATGATAAACTTCATTTTTATCAATAATTAAAAATCTATCATGAGAACTTTTGAACTGTATAAGTTCTATATTTTGGTATTGAGTTTGATATTTTTTTAAATCAAGTTTTAGCTGTTTTGTAATAGTGTGAGTATAGATTTTAACTTTAATATTTGGATATTTTGAAAATAGTGTAAAAATAGTTTCATCTATATAATTATCAATCAAAATTATTTCATCAACTACACTTTTTAGTAAATCATTTATAAAAACATAAGCATCAAATATTTGTCCATTGTAAAATATCCCTTGTTTTGGTTTTAGAGTTTTATCATCAAGTGAATTTGAAATATTTTTTACTTTTGATTTTAGCCTCATTACTTCATTTTCAAGCTCTTTAAATCTTTGATTTGTAATTTTTTCACCATTTATAACATAGTTATTTTGAATATAGTTTTTAAGAATATTTGTTGCCCATTGACGAAATCTTACACCTTTTTGTGATTTTACACGATAACCAACAGAAATAATAACATCCAAATTATAGTATTCTATATTATATATTTTCCCATCAGAAGCAGTTGTCGCAAAATTTGCGACAACTGAAAATCTAACAAGTTCACCTTCTTCGAAAATATTGTTAATATGTTTACCAATAGTTTTTACATCTCTTCCAAAAAGTTCAGCTATTTGATTTCTATTTAACCAAACACTCTCTTGCTCAACCGAAACTTTTAATTCTAATTCGCCATCATTGTAAATTATAATATTTGATTTATTTTCTTGCATTTTTTAGCCTTTGAAATTTATATAAGAAATTATATAAACTTTTTTGATTAATAACTAAAAAAATTGCAATTTGTTATTTTTGATAGATTAATTTAGTATCAAAGAAGTTTTATATTATGTTTTTTTAGGGATTTGTTCTTTAAAGATATGGAAGACTTTCTTCATCTTTTTTCCATTGTTCAAAATTAGTTTTTTTGGGAGTTACATTTTTTATATGATTTTCTAAATTTCTATTTAATATTATTTTAGAATTTTTTTGTAGTTTTTCAATCTTTGTACTTGTTGCTACCTCAAGTAGTTCTAATAAAGTTGTCCAAAGTTGTAGTACATTTTTTCTATTAGGTATTATCCCATTATGTAAAAGATTATTTCTATCCTCTCTATTGCATTTTAAAACTTGGAATATTTGTTCATTTATAATTTTTGTTTCATGTAAAATATCATGTTTTGTTTTTATATTAATATTTTTTGGTAAAGCTCTTTTCAAAATCTTTAATATTGAACTATCTATTTTAGCTGTATATAAAAAATCTGTTAATTGCTCTATAACTATCCATAAATTACTTAGAGATTCAGCTATCTTACCTTGATTTAGATAATGGTAACCTAGTGCTAAAAATATAGGTGAAAAATTGATTTTATAGATTATCGTTATACCAAAATTGTAAGCTTCTACAAATTCTTCTACTTGAATATGGTTTGGATGATGTGCTTTTATTCTTTCTGTTATACTTGCAGATTTATTTCTAAAATCATTATTTGGTGACGGTGTATAAGAAAAATTTGAGCCACCATTCTCAATTATACATCCTTGCTGTAGTTTAATTAAATCAATAGGTTTAACTAGAATTCCACCTAAAAATAAAGCTCCTATTATTTCATTGAATTTATTTACAGCTTTTTCAGGTGTATTATAATTTTCATCTATCGGCAACATAATTGAACCATCAAAAGTGACTAAAATATCCAATTGAGAATTTTCATCATAATTTTTAAGTTTTGCAATAAACTTTGATAGTATTCTTGTATCATATAAATTGGTATTAATATCATTTAAGCTAACTACAAAATCGTCTTTGCTTTTAGAGATAATTATAAGTGGTTCAAAAAGAAAAGTTATCCAAGCAGGGTCATAGCTAGGTATTTTAGAAATAGGCTCTTTATAAGCAATCGGTTTGTTTTTTTCATGAATCCAATCTCCATTATACCAAATATGATTATTACTAGGTTTTTCTTTTACTTTGTCTATCAAAGTTTTTGGAATATTTCTATTTGTTTGCATAAGTTTTTCTACATTAACATGATTTTCAAAAGCATAGATTTGTCCAGTTATTGTATCTTGATAATATTTCATTATTTTCCTTATGTTAGTAAATTATAAAAATAAAACCTTTAGTGATTTTTAAATAATCATTCTATCAAAATGAGATAAAAAGTAACTTGATGATAAAATTCTTTTATGAAATTAAAAAGAGTATTAAAAAAAGAGTTTTATATAACACTATTTATCAAGCAAAACAAATGGCACAGATACGGAGTTTTATTACATACATTTGCTGTTGCTTTTCA
The genomic region above belongs to Arcobacter ellisii and contains:
- a CDS encoding glutamine amidotransferase, which produces MKKLYIIKCGSTFESMRKELDDFEHWIINKFENKDIDVLIIDAQQNSILPMPRKTDAIILTGSHSMVTDEEAWSLELEKWLKNVVNDEVPLLAICYGHQLLAKSLGGVSGYHKKGMEIGTVEINLDENAKSDTIFSKLENSFKAHTIHSQTVLELPKNAIKLASNNHDSNHAFRVGNCAWGVQFHPEFDKKVMNYYISEVSKKKELNKEELLNKIDDTFVATSILKEFERLFL
- a CDS encoding SDR family NAD(P)-dependent oxidoreductase, which gives rise to MQKNILITGCSSGLGLALTNYYLKKNFKVFGISRTKPNIDNQNFFHINFDLSQVDKIKENLTDILKETNEFETVFLNAGMLGKIKVLKDLSIEELNEVYSLNVYANKELLDILMNKKVKNIIIISSGASKNGYKGWASYSLSKAGVNILANLYSNEMINTKILAVAPGVIKTPMTDYIRFELDVNIFPSVKKLNDGVVQTPEETAIKLDNLINKIDKFESGSYVDVRLI
- the rhuM gene encoding virulence RhuM family protein; translation: MQENKSNIIIYNDGELELKVSVEQESVWLNRNQIAELFGRDVKTIGKHINNIFEEGELVRFSVVANFATTASDGKIYNIEYYNLDVIISVGYRVKSQKGVRFRQWATNILKNYIQNNYVINGEKITNQRFKELENEVMRLKSKVKNISNSLDDKTLKPKQGIFYNGQIFDAYVFINDLLKSVVDEIILIDNYIDETIFTLFSKYPNIKVKIYTHTITKQLKLDLKKYQTQYQNIELIQFKSSHDRFLIIDKNEVYHLGASIKDLGKRWFAFSKFDLESLEILKRLN